The following are encoded together in the Tribolium castaneum strain GA2 chromosome 3, icTriCast1.1, whole genome shotgun sequence genome:
- the CCT3 gene encoding T-complex protein 1 subunit gamma, whose product MFGGGRAPILVLSQNTKRESGRKVQVENINAGKQIADVIRTCLGPQAMLKMLMDPMGGIVMTNDGNAILREITVQHPAAKSMIEIARTQDEEVGDGTTSVIVLAGEMLAAAEQFLHQNMHPTVIIRQYKEALEDMVTMLEGPLSVPVDRNDKAALANVVKGCVGTKFIGRWSDLAVNIALDAVNTVLLEENGRTEVDIKRYAKVEKIPGGSVEESQILRGVMVNKDVTHPKMRRYIQNPRIILLDCSLEYKKGESQTNVEITAETDFTRLLELEEEHVRRQCDDIIALKPDVVFTEKGVSDLAQHFLLKAGISAIRRLRKSDNNRIARACGATIVNRTEELQESDVGTGAGLFEIKKLGDEYFCYITECKNPKACTILLRGASKDILNETERNLQDALQVARNIMLLPRLVPGGGAIEMAVAQKLLQKATHGPYRALAHALEIIPKTLAQNCGANTIRTLTALRAKHANHTDVNSPCTWGIDGESGELVEQTSNGLWEPLAVKLQTYKTAVETAILLLRIDDIVSGSKKKGDKEPSKPADLQKEEQQQHE is encoded by the exons atgtttgGCGGTGGACGTGCCCCAATTTTGGTTTTAA GTCAAAACACGAAGCGTGAGTCGGGCCGCAAGGTTCAGGTGGAGAACATAAACGCCGGAAAG CAAATAGCGGACGTTATCCGGACATGTCTGGGCCCACAAGCCATGCTGAAGATGCTCATGGACCCCATGGGGGGCATCGTCATGACAAACGACGGCAATGCGATTCTTCGCGAAATCACTGTCCAGCACCCAGCTGCCAAGAGCATGATTGAAATTGCGAGAACTCAAGATGAGGAGGTTGGTGATGGGACCACTTCTGTTATCGTTCTGGCGGGTGAGATGTTGGCGGCTGCTGAGCAATTCTTGCACCAGAATATGCACCCGACTGTTATCATCAGACAGTATAAAGAAGCGCTAGAAGACATGGTGACTATGTTGGAGGGGCCTTTGAGTGTGCCCGTGGACCGGAACGATAAAGCGGCCTTGGCTAATGTC gtgAAAGGTTGTGTAGGAACGAAATTTATAGGTCGCTGGTCGGACTTAGCTGTAAATATTGCTCTGGACGCTGTTAATACAGTTCTGTTGGAAGAAAACGGTCGTACGGAGGTTGATATTAAGAGATATGCCAAGGTGGAGAAGATTCCGGGAGGATCGGTTGAGGAGTCTCAAATTTTAAGGGGGGTTATGGTCAATAAGGACGTCACGCATCCCAAAATGAGACGATATATTCAG aaCCCTCGAATCATCCTTTTGGACTGTTCGTTGGAATACAAAAAGGGCGAATCTCAAACCAACGTTGAAATCACTGCCGAAACG gatttTACTCGTCTGCTTGAACTGGAGGAAGAGCACGTCCGCCGCCAATGCGACGACATCATCGCCCTCAAACCTGACGTGGTTTTCACCGAAAAAGGCGTTTCTGACTTGGCTCAGCACTTCCTCCTCAAAGCTGGCATTAGTGCAATTCGTCGCTTGCGCAAATCTGACAATAACCGCATAGCTCGTGCTTGTGGCGCCACAATCGTTAATCGAACAGAAGAATTACAAGAGTCGGATGTGGGAACAGGTGCTGGACTATtcgaaatcaaaaaattgggCGATGAGTATTTTTGTTACATTACCGAATGTAAAAACCCAAAAGCTTGTACTATTCTTCTGCGAGGTGCTAGTAAAGACATACTTAATGAAACCGAACGTAATTTACAAGATGCGTTACAAGTAGCGCGTAATATAATGTTATTGCCTCGGTTGGTGCCAGGAGGAGGCGCAATCGAGATGGCCGTGGCACAAAAACTGCTGCAGAAAGCAACCCATGGACCGTACAGGGCTTTAGCGCATGCGCTTGAGATAATTCCGAAGACTTTGGCTCAGAATTGCGGGGCTAATACAATTCGGACTTTGACGGCTTTGAGGGCGAAACATGCGAACCATACGGACGTCAATAGTCCCTGTACGTGGGGGATAGATGGGGAGAGTGGAGAGTTGGTAGAACAGACTAGTAATGGGTTGTGGGAACCACTCGCTGTTAAGTTGCAAACGTACAAAACTGCAGTTGAGACGGCAATTCTGTTGTTGCGTATCGATGATATTGTCTCAGGTTCAAAGAAGAAGGGCGATAAGGAACCGTCGAAACCGGCCGATTTACAGAAAgaggaacaacaacaacatgaATAA
- the LOC662380 gene encoding uncharacterized protein LOC662380 isoform X1 produces MKSFSKMVQKKRGKMLILSILLTLLALVHQSASINLTYIVKKEGDTLQPNCIAEENERYAAIGWIYPLSRTNQEPRITNKYVPTIQNNFNCNFAKNSKCNNIWALKNWEIDTNSTKTLDLLFDARWDNFPTILTGANSKEFEDKIEIPTIFKAGFSLRASASVELLICDGWNPYNHPCYHLNMSQNAIFLRKYMTLPKNISVSDKLLDSYQAFAKILSGDEWRNFVISLDDKGVFSLTDVSVNRTVIQYEDKEALKPLYLLVRSAQVALWKIHQNQFFYTKTVQTSRFGPLLHLPSKFLCVSLYVSTCPTCSMTFFIIKDGQKKILKDVQPTQDFQWRLVKIKDDNVESDKLNIFVETKSANNDGFWAVDDVRVCHENEVKVTFLKLENGLKEDQADEISCQVVEHPKWRPKKLVYSEIKDFPTVDNSSNSSSIYLNWTQEDPNNQINYFITYEANDLCPPENPNLERVKSNGFLMTKHNEITINDLIPYTRYNITFSSMLHEKEKRIFVTTLESAQLSLEEIPSKLQIEVHDTQAYASWDKIACKSIYGPVLYALNLTNVKTNITKELGVQTEDTVEINDLQPFTTYMLEITTARNFENIQNNKNTLKIENKFTTQPGKAPPVENLEIYSIGKNTVALRYDLPRNSRGVPVYGQVTRCNALTFKKCKTSNFPITPCKLWPRKYCVEMNNLIPYQNYTFKVSIRNERTQFYGDDVLVEAFLVEQVPGSPSNITYKIVDCKESLDYCHLNVSWMHPYNQNGSIESFHIVLNGTDNDTANSIQEVLKIFNSSYYLPRYEYQIKYIPYSTHYELFVQSANSKYKSPFAHVHVKTDDLGEHIDQNLILLKSEPTSVTFTLPTLDHRLKSYSLVVIVQDFNQNITIPTKITKNSKISDHLCHDFGDTWILQKLEVATHNQAKNLEIGTDKPLKPNTQYCFTFIVTNKYRNSEHDVVYYKKLTTPQSEISESGSNGLYALFLLLLLIPIGFFAYRYFKKRTPRRKRQQENNKENVYESLPFEETEENCVNNDTYDHLLHK; encoded by the exons ATGAAATCGTTTAGCAAAATGGTCCAAAAAAA ACGGGGTAAAATGCTCATCTTAAGCATCCTCCTCACCCTATTGGCACTGGTGCACCAATCAGCCAGCATCAATTTGACTTacattgtaaaaaaagaaggtgacacaCTTCAGCCCAATTGCATAGCTGAAGAGAACGAACGATATGCTGCAATAGGCTGGATCTACCCCCTTTCAAGAACCAATCAAGAACCGCGCATAA cgAATAAATACGTCCCGACGATTCAAAACAACTTCAATTGCAACTTTGCCAAAAACTCCAAGTGTAACAACATCTGGGCCTTGAAAAACTGGGAAATTGACACGAACTCGACCAAAACGCTCGATTTGCTGTTCGATGCTCGATGGGACAACTTCCCCACGATTTTAACCGGAGCTAACAGCAAAGAATTCGAGGATAAAATCGAAATTCCCACAATTTTCAAAGCTGGGTTTTCGCTACGAGCGTCCGCGAGTGTCGAGTTATTAATTTGCGATGGTTGGAACCCTTACAACCACCCTTGCTACCACTTAAACATGAGTCAAAATGCGATTTTTCTACGGAAATATATGACTTTGCCGAAGAATATTTCAGTGAGCGATAAATTGTTAGATTCGTATCAGGCGTTTGCAAAGATTTTATCCGGTGATGAGTGGCGTAATTTCGTGATAAGTCTGGACGATAAAGGTGTTTTCAGCTTAACTGATGTCAGTGTTAACAGAACTGTTATCCAATACGAAGATAAGGAAGCGCTAAAACCGCTCTATTTGCTCGTGCGAAGTGCTCAAGTTGCACTGTGGAAAATACACCAAA ACCAGTTTTTTTACACCAAAACAGTACAAACGTCACGTTTTGGGCCTTTGTTGCACCTCCCTTCGAAATTTCTCTGTGTGAGTTTGTACGTCTCGACTTGTCCCACCTGTTCTATGACTTTCTTTATCATAAAAGACGggcaaaagaaaattttaaaggacGTGCAGCCCACTCAA gaTTTTCAGTGGCGGCTCGTGAAAATCAAAGACGATAATGTTGAAAGCGACAAgcttaatatttttgtggAGACAAAATCGGCAAACAATGATGGTTTTTGGGCGGTCGATGATGTGAGAGTGTGTCACGAGAacg AGGTGAAAGTCACGTTTTTGAAACTGGAAAATGGGCTGAAAGAGGAccaagctgatgaaatttcgtGTCAAGTGGTTGAGCACCCGAAATGGAGGCCCAAGAAGTTGGTTTATTCCGAAATCAAAG ATTTTCCAACAGTAGATAATTCATCAAATTCATCATCGATTTACTTAAACTGGACTCAGGAAGACCCCAACAACCAAATAAACTATTTCATCACATACGAG GCCAACGATTTGTGCCCTCCTGAGAATCCTAACTTAGAAAGAGTAAAATCGAACGGTTTTCTAATGACAAAACATAatgaaataacaataaacgaCCTCATTCCCTACACCAGATACAACATCACGTTCTCGAGCATGCTTCACGAGAAGGAGAAACGAATTTTTGTGACAACTCTAGAATCAG cCCAATTATCACTCGAAGAAATTCCTTCAAAACTACAAATCGAAGTGCACGACACCCAAGCGTACGCATCTTGGGACAAAATCGCCTGTAAATCAATTTACGGCCCGGTTTTATATGCACTTAATTTAACGAATGTTAAGACAAACATTACCAAAGAATTGGGAGTGCAAACTGAAGATACGGTCGAGATCAACGATTTGCAACCTTTTACCACGTACATGCTTGAAATTACAACAGCACGTAACTTTGAAAAcatacaaaataacaaaaacacgcTCAAAATCGAGAACAAGTTTACGACACAGCCAGGGAAGGCACCACCTGttgaaaatttggaaatttactCGATTGGTAAAAATACAGTCGCGCTTCGTTACGACTTGCCCAGGAATTCGCGAGGGGTTCCAGTGTACGGGCAAGTGACTCGTTGCAATGCTCTTAcgttcaaaaaatgcaaaacttCGAATTTTCCCATAACGCCGTGTAAATTATGGCCGAGGAAATACTGTGTCGAGATGAACAATTTGATTCCGTATCAAAACTACACGTTTAAAGTCAGTATCAGGAACGAAAGGACGCAGTTTTATGGTGATGATGTGTTGGTTGAGGCGTTTTTGGTGGAACAAG ttCCGGGGTCGCCGTCCAATATAACTTATAAAATCGTTGACTGTAAGGAAAGTTTGGACTATTGTCATTTGAACGTGAGCTGGATGCACCCCTACAACCAAAATGGTTCAATCGAATCGTTTCATATTGTCCTGAATGGTACGGATAATGATACAGCGAACAGTATTCAAgaagttttgaaaatattcaactCGTCCTACTACTTGCCACGATATGAATACcag ATCAAGTACATACCCTATAGCACTCACTACGAACTATTCGTCCAATCAGCAAACTCAAAATACAAGAGCCCTTTTGCCCACGTCCACGTCAAAACGGACGATTTGGGCGAACACATTGACCAAAACCTTATCTTACTCAAATCCGAGCCCACTTCAGTAACGTTCACTTTACCCACCCTTGACCACCGTTTGAAATCCTACAGTCTTGTCGTAATTGTCCAAGACTTCAACCAAAACATCACAATTCCgacaaaaataacgaaaaacaGCAAAATCAGCGACCACTTGTGCCACGACTTTGGCGACACTTGGATTCTACAAAAACTGGAAGTAGCCACACATAATCAGgccaaaaatttggaaattgggACTGATAAGCCTTTAAAACCCAACACTCAATACTGCTTCACTTTCATCGTCACCAACAAATACAGAAATAGCGAACACGATGTGGTTTATTACAAGAAGTTGACGACGCCACAAAGCGAAATTTCGGAAAGTGGTTCCAACGGCCTCTACGCTCTATTTTTGCTACTTTTGCTAATACCGATCGGGTTTTTCGCCTATAG GTATTTCAAAAAGAGAACACCCAGAAGGAAGCGTCAACAGGAGAACAATAAGGAAAACGTTTACGAATCCTTGCCGTTTGAAGAAACCGAAGAAAACTGCGTCAATAACGACACTTACGACCACTTGTTacataaatag
- the LOC662380 gene encoding uncharacterized protein LOC662380 isoform X3, with product MLILSILLTLLALVHQSASINLTYIVKKEGDTLQPNCIAEENERYAAIGWIYPLSRTNQEPRITNKYVPTIQNNFNCNFAKNSKCNNIWALKNWEIDTNSTKTLDLLFDARWDNFPTILTGANSKEFEDKIEIPTIFKAGFSLRASASVELLICDGWNPYNHPCYHLNMSQNAIFLRKYMTLPKNISVSDKLLDSYQAFAKILSGDEWRNFVISLDDKGVFSLTDVSVNRTVIQYEDKEALKPLYLLVRSAQVALWKIHQNQFFYTKTVQTSRFGPLLHLPSKFLCVSLYVSTCPTCSMTFFIIKDGQKKILKDVQPTQDFQWRLVKIKDDNVESDKLNIFVETKSANNDGFWAVDDVRVCHENEVKVTFLKLENGLKEDQADEISCQVVEHPKWRPKKLVYSEIKDFPTVDNSSNSSSIYLNWTQEDPNNQINYFITYEANDLCPPENPNLERVKSNGFLMTKHNEITINDLIPYTRYNITFSSMLHEKEKRIFVTTLESAQLSLEEIPSKLQIEVHDTQAYASWDKIACKSIYGPVLYALNLTNVKTNITKELGVQTEDTVEINDLQPFTTYMLEITTARNFENIQNNKNTLKIENKFTTQPGKAPPVENLEIYSIGKNTVALRYDLPRNSRGVPVYGQVTRCNALTFKKCKTSNFPITPCKLWPRKYCVEMNNLIPYQNYTFKVSIRNERTQFYGDDVLVEAFLVEQVPGSPSNITYKIVDCKESLDYCHLNVSWMHPYNQNGSIESFHIVLNGTDNDTANSIQEVLKIFNSSYYLPRYEYQIKYIPYSTHYELFVQSANSKYKSPFAHVHVKTDDLGEHIDQNLILLKSEPTSVTFTLPTLDHRLKSYSLVVIVQDFNQNITIPTKITKNSKISDHLCHDFGDTWILQKLEVATHNQAKNLEIGTDKPLKPNTQYCFTFIVTNKYRNSEHDVVYYKKLTTPQSEISESGSNGLYALFLLLLLIPIGFFAYRYFKKRTPRRKRQQENNKENVYESLPFEETEENCVNNDTYDHLLHK from the exons ATGCTCATCTTAAGCATCCTCCTCACCCTATTGGCACTGGTGCACCAATCAGCCAGCATCAATTTGACTTacattgtaaaaaaagaaggtgacacaCTTCAGCCCAATTGCATAGCTGAAGAGAACGAACGATATGCTGCAATAGGCTGGATCTACCCCCTTTCAAGAACCAATCAAGAACCGCGCATAA cgAATAAATACGTCCCGACGATTCAAAACAACTTCAATTGCAACTTTGCCAAAAACTCCAAGTGTAACAACATCTGGGCCTTGAAAAACTGGGAAATTGACACGAACTCGACCAAAACGCTCGATTTGCTGTTCGATGCTCGATGGGACAACTTCCCCACGATTTTAACCGGAGCTAACAGCAAAGAATTCGAGGATAAAATCGAAATTCCCACAATTTTCAAAGCTGGGTTTTCGCTACGAGCGTCCGCGAGTGTCGAGTTATTAATTTGCGATGGTTGGAACCCTTACAACCACCCTTGCTACCACTTAAACATGAGTCAAAATGCGATTTTTCTACGGAAATATATGACTTTGCCGAAGAATATTTCAGTGAGCGATAAATTGTTAGATTCGTATCAGGCGTTTGCAAAGATTTTATCCGGTGATGAGTGGCGTAATTTCGTGATAAGTCTGGACGATAAAGGTGTTTTCAGCTTAACTGATGTCAGTGTTAACAGAACTGTTATCCAATACGAAGATAAGGAAGCGCTAAAACCGCTCTATTTGCTCGTGCGAAGTGCTCAAGTTGCACTGTGGAAAATACACCAAA ACCAGTTTTTTTACACCAAAACAGTACAAACGTCACGTTTTGGGCCTTTGTTGCACCTCCCTTCGAAATTTCTCTGTGTGAGTTTGTACGTCTCGACTTGTCCCACCTGTTCTATGACTTTCTTTATCATAAAAGACGggcaaaagaaaattttaaaggacGTGCAGCCCACTCAA gaTTTTCAGTGGCGGCTCGTGAAAATCAAAGACGATAATGTTGAAAGCGACAAgcttaatatttttgtggAGACAAAATCGGCAAACAATGATGGTTTTTGGGCGGTCGATGATGTGAGAGTGTGTCACGAGAacg AGGTGAAAGTCACGTTTTTGAAACTGGAAAATGGGCTGAAAGAGGAccaagctgatgaaatttcgtGTCAAGTGGTTGAGCACCCGAAATGGAGGCCCAAGAAGTTGGTTTATTCCGAAATCAAAG ATTTTCCAACAGTAGATAATTCATCAAATTCATCATCGATTTACTTAAACTGGACTCAGGAAGACCCCAACAACCAAATAAACTATTTCATCACATACGAG GCCAACGATTTGTGCCCTCCTGAGAATCCTAACTTAGAAAGAGTAAAATCGAACGGTTTTCTAATGACAAAACATAatgaaataacaataaacgaCCTCATTCCCTACACCAGATACAACATCACGTTCTCGAGCATGCTTCACGAGAAGGAGAAACGAATTTTTGTGACAACTCTAGAATCAG cCCAATTATCACTCGAAGAAATTCCTTCAAAACTACAAATCGAAGTGCACGACACCCAAGCGTACGCATCTTGGGACAAAATCGCCTGTAAATCAATTTACGGCCCGGTTTTATATGCACTTAATTTAACGAATGTTAAGACAAACATTACCAAAGAATTGGGAGTGCAAACTGAAGATACGGTCGAGATCAACGATTTGCAACCTTTTACCACGTACATGCTTGAAATTACAACAGCACGTAACTTTGAAAAcatacaaaataacaaaaacacgcTCAAAATCGAGAACAAGTTTACGACACAGCCAGGGAAGGCACCACCTGttgaaaatttggaaatttactCGATTGGTAAAAATACAGTCGCGCTTCGTTACGACTTGCCCAGGAATTCGCGAGGGGTTCCAGTGTACGGGCAAGTGACTCGTTGCAATGCTCTTAcgttcaaaaaatgcaaaacttCGAATTTTCCCATAACGCCGTGTAAATTATGGCCGAGGAAATACTGTGTCGAGATGAACAATTTGATTCCGTATCAAAACTACACGTTTAAAGTCAGTATCAGGAACGAAAGGACGCAGTTTTATGGTGATGATGTGTTGGTTGAGGCGTTTTTGGTGGAACAAG ttCCGGGGTCGCCGTCCAATATAACTTATAAAATCGTTGACTGTAAGGAAAGTTTGGACTATTGTCATTTGAACGTGAGCTGGATGCACCCCTACAACCAAAATGGTTCAATCGAATCGTTTCATATTGTCCTGAATGGTACGGATAATGATACAGCGAACAGTATTCAAgaagttttgaaaatattcaactCGTCCTACTACTTGCCACGATATGAATACcag ATCAAGTACATACCCTATAGCACTCACTACGAACTATTCGTCCAATCAGCAAACTCAAAATACAAGAGCCCTTTTGCCCACGTCCACGTCAAAACGGACGATTTGGGCGAACACATTGACCAAAACCTTATCTTACTCAAATCCGAGCCCACTTCAGTAACGTTCACTTTACCCACCCTTGACCACCGTTTGAAATCCTACAGTCTTGTCGTAATTGTCCAAGACTTCAACCAAAACATCACAATTCCgacaaaaataacgaaaaacaGCAAAATCAGCGACCACTTGTGCCACGACTTTGGCGACACTTGGATTCTACAAAAACTGGAAGTAGCCACACATAATCAGgccaaaaatttggaaattgggACTGATAAGCCTTTAAAACCCAACACTCAATACTGCTTCACTTTCATCGTCACCAACAAATACAGAAATAGCGAACACGATGTGGTTTATTACAAGAAGTTGACGACGCCACAAAGCGAAATTTCGGAAAGTGGTTCCAACGGCCTCTACGCTCTATTTTTGCTACTTTTGCTAATACCGATCGGGTTTTTCGCCTATAG GTATTTCAAAAAGAGAACACCCAGAAGGAAGCGTCAACAGGAGAACAATAAGGAAAACGTTTACGAATCCTTGCCGTTTGAAGAAACCGAAGAAAACTGCGTCAATAACGACACTTACGACCACTTGTTacataaatag
- the LOC662380 gene encoding uncharacterized protein LOC662380 isoform X2 yields MKSFSKMVQKKRGKMLILSILLTLLALVHQSASINLTYIVKKEGDTLQPNCIAEENERYAAIGWIYPLSRTNQEPRITNKYVPTIQNNFNCNFAKNSKCNNIWALKNWEIDTNSTKTLDLLFDARWDNFPTILTGANSKEFEDKIEIPTIFKAGFSLRASASVELLICDGWNPYNHPCYHLNMSQNAIFLRKYMTLPKNISVSDKLLDSYQAFAKILSGDEWRNFVISLDDKGVFSLTDVSVNRTVIQYEDKEALKPLYLLVRSAQVALWKIHQNQFFYTKTVQTSRFGPLLHLPSKFLCVSLYVSTCPTCSMTFFIIKDGQKKILKDVQPTQWRLVKIKDDNVESDKLNIFVETKSANNDGFWAVDDVRVCHENEVKVTFLKLENGLKEDQADEISCQVVEHPKWRPKKLVYSEIKDFPTVDNSSNSSSIYLNWTQEDPNNQINYFITYEANDLCPPENPNLERVKSNGFLMTKHNEITINDLIPYTRYNITFSSMLHEKEKRIFVTTLESAQLSLEEIPSKLQIEVHDTQAYASWDKIACKSIYGPVLYALNLTNVKTNITKELGVQTEDTVEINDLQPFTTYMLEITTARNFENIQNNKNTLKIENKFTTQPGKAPPVENLEIYSIGKNTVALRYDLPRNSRGVPVYGQVTRCNALTFKKCKTSNFPITPCKLWPRKYCVEMNNLIPYQNYTFKVSIRNERTQFYGDDVLVEAFLVEQVPGSPSNITYKIVDCKESLDYCHLNVSWMHPYNQNGSIESFHIVLNGTDNDTANSIQEVLKIFNSSYYLPRYEYQIKYIPYSTHYELFVQSANSKYKSPFAHVHVKTDDLGEHIDQNLILLKSEPTSVTFTLPTLDHRLKSYSLVVIVQDFNQNITIPTKITKNSKISDHLCHDFGDTWILQKLEVATHNQAKNLEIGTDKPLKPNTQYCFTFIVTNKYRNSEHDVVYYKKLTTPQSEISESGSNGLYALFLLLLLIPIGFFAYRYFKKRTPRRKRQQENNKENVYESLPFEETEENCVNNDTYDHLLHK; encoded by the exons ATGAAATCGTTTAGCAAAATGGTCCAAAAAAA ACGGGGTAAAATGCTCATCTTAAGCATCCTCCTCACCCTATTGGCACTGGTGCACCAATCAGCCAGCATCAATTTGACTTacattgtaaaaaaagaaggtgacacaCTTCAGCCCAATTGCATAGCTGAAGAGAACGAACGATATGCTGCAATAGGCTGGATCTACCCCCTTTCAAGAACCAATCAAGAACCGCGCATAA cgAATAAATACGTCCCGACGATTCAAAACAACTTCAATTGCAACTTTGCCAAAAACTCCAAGTGTAACAACATCTGGGCCTTGAAAAACTGGGAAATTGACACGAACTCGACCAAAACGCTCGATTTGCTGTTCGATGCTCGATGGGACAACTTCCCCACGATTTTAACCGGAGCTAACAGCAAAGAATTCGAGGATAAAATCGAAATTCCCACAATTTTCAAAGCTGGGTTTTCGCTACGAGCGTCCGCGAGTGTCGAGTTATTAATTTGCGATGGTTGGAACCCTTACAACCACCCTTGCTACCACTTAAACATGAGTCAAAATGCGATTTTTCTACGGAAATATATGACTTTGCCGAAGAATATTTCAGTGAGCGATAAATTGTTAGATTCGTATCAGGCGTTTGCAAAGATTTTATCCGGTGATGAGTGGCGTAATTTCGTGATAAGTCTGGACGATAAAGGTGTTTTCAGCTTAACTGATGTCAGTGTTAACAGAACTGTTATCCAATACGAAGATAAGGAAGCGCTAAAACCGCTCTATTTGCTCGTGCGAAGTGCTCAAGTTGCACTGTGGAAAATACACCAAA ACCAGTTTTTTTACACCAAAACAGTACAAACGTCACGTTTTGGGCCTTTGTTGCACCTCCCTTCGAAATTTCTCTGTGTGAGTTTGTACGTCTCGACTTGTCCCACCTGTTCTATGACTTTCTTTATCATAAAAGACGggcaaaagaaaattttaaaggacGTGCAGCCCACTCAA TGGCGGCTCGTGAAAATCAAAGACGATAATGTTGAAAGCGACAAgcttaatatttttgtggAGACAAAATCGGCAAACAATGATGGTTTTTGGGCGGTCGATGATGTGAGAGTGTGTCACGAGAacg AGGTGAAAGTCACGTTTTTGAAACTGGAAAATGGGCTGAAAGAGGAccaagctgatgaaatttcgtGTCAAGTGGTTGAGCACCCGAAATGGAGGCCCAAGAAGTTGGTTTATTCCGAAATCAAAG ATTTTCCAACAGTAGATAATTCATCAAATTCATCATCGATTTACTTAAACTGGACTCAGGAAGACCCCAACAACCAAATAAACTATTTCATCACATACGAG GCCAACGATTTGTGCCCTCCTGAGAATCCTAACTTAGAAAGAGTAAAATCGAACGGTTTTCTAATGACAAAACATAatgaaataacaataaacgaCCTCATTCCCTACACCAGATACAACATCACGTTCTCGAGCATGCTTCACGAGAAGGAGAAACGAATTTTTGTGACAACTCTAGAATCAG cCCAATTATCACTCGAAGAAATTCCTTCAAAACTACAAATCGAAGTGCACGACACCCAAGCGTACGCATCTTGGGACAAAATCGCCTGTAAATCAATTTACGGCCCGGTTTTATATGCACTTAATTTAACGAATGTTAAGACAAACATTACCAAAGAATTGGGAGTGCAAACTGAAGATACGGTCGAGATCAACGATTTGCAACCTTTTACCACGTACATGCTTGAAATTACAACAGCACGTAACTTTGAAAAcatacaaaataacaaaaacacgcTCAAAATCGAGAACAAGTTTACGACACAGCCAGGGAAGGCACCACCTGttgaaaatttggaaatttactCGATTGGTAAAAATACAGTCGCGCTTCGTTACGACTTGCCCAGGAATTCGCGAGGGGTTCCAGTGTACGGGCAAGTGACTCGTTGCAATGCTCTTAcgttcaaaaaatgcaaaacttCGAATTTTCCCATAACGCCGTGTAAATTATGGCCGAGGAAATACTGTGTCGAGATGAACAATTTGATTCCGTATCAAAACTACACGTTTAAAGTCAGTATCAGGAACGAAAGGACGCAGTTTTATGGTGATGATGTGTTGGTTGAGGCGTTTTTGGTGGAACAAG ttCCGGGGTCGCCGTCCAATATAACTTATAAAATCGTTGACTGTAAGGAAAGTTTGGACTATTGTCATTTGAACGTGAGCTGGATGCACCCCTACAACCAAAATGGTTCAATCGAATCGTTTCATATTGTCCTGAATGGTACGGATAATGATACAGCGAACAGTATTCAAgaagttttgaaaatattcaactCGTCCTACTACTTGCCACGATATGAATACcag ATCAAGTACATACCCTATAGCACTCACTACGAACTATTCGTCCAATCAGCAAACTCAAAATACAAGAGCCCTTTTGCCCACGTCCACGTCAAAACGGACGATTTGGGCGAACACATTGACCAAAACCTTATCTTACTCAAATCCGAGCCCACTTCAGTAACGTTCACTTTACCCACCCTTGACCACCGTTTGAAATCCTACAGTCTTGTCGTAATTGTCCAAGACTTCAACCAAAACATCACAATTCCgacaaaaataacgaaaaacaGCAAAATCAGCGACCACTTGTGCCACGACTTTGGCGACACTTGGATTCTACAAAAACTGGAAGTAGCCACACATAATCAGgccaaaaatttggaaattgggACTGATAAGCCTTTAAAACCCAACACTCAATACTGCTTCACTTTCATCGTCACCAACAAATACAGAAATAGCGAACACGATGTGGTTTATTACAAGAAGTTGACGACGCCACAAAGCGAAATTTCGGAAAGTGGTTCCAACGGCCTCTACGCTCTATTTTTGCTACTTTTGCTAATACCGATCGGGTTTTTCGCCTATAG GTATTTCAAAAAGAGAACACCCAGAAGGAAGCGTCAACAGGAGAACAATAAGGAAAACGTTTACGAATCCTTGCCGTTTGAAGAAACCGAAGAAAACTGCGTCAATAACGACACTTACGACCACTTGTTacataaatag